A stretch of the Oncorhynchus mykiss isolate Arlee chromosome 23, USDA_OmykA_1.1, whole genome shotgun sequence genome encodes the following:
- the LOC110502365 gene encoding zinc finger protein 318 isoform X2 translates to MYRGRPLPPRGGYPQQCEGRGPTPVRPYPGPPFREERGRPRPPFQGYHDGPPDPYRRSPPLRRYPSPGSVSQYWGSGPPPRESSHSSPRGGIPTDHSLVITVGNELTGPPGAGLPSRDYPPYLPKRSSYDGPDDRGPRRQSPSRGRSRHRSRSPGIRGRSKSRPRSRSPTMGGQSKSRARTRSPAMGGRNKSRARSRSPALGGRSKSRARSRSPALGGRSKSHVRSRSPAMGGRSKSYARSRSPELGGQSKSRARSRSPEMGGRSKSRPPSRSRSRSGSRGQSYGQTRSISRGKSVGPHKSRSRSVSTSISCSSSSSSSRSSKGGGNKIKKMSRFKELELARRHKEMEDMNMPTKSILKRRMDSETDSPPFVQNSDSPRVTPGAEAERLLSAMKGMDPNMLATMLGELRDDPRMAQGRLDPSGIAGILGLLGGASAPQEEKRKRVPDIDDEEKFLYGDEDDLEKGRSQTPAGVPRQQHSLSELYGDIMSEPASYGASQHLEAHPGIVDQRSSRQQQVDMRYQHQSRSSATPDHNIKVEEPNDYPLGTGPLEGKEKQDVEEYEKIQDLLKTIGLDLGVTEISKMVARTQERLHGKRPPPKPPSPCPGRRRGHRDSSRSSGRSRGMHNSHSGSSSSSGSSHSESNSPSRSRSLSSSLDNRRSQKKSPPSDRRSTHGKTRGSGEVKTETTPVTPTHPSISISAYAQAQTHGLVPPNYPPHGFGQYGNWPYMPQQWPMYPPPSMGMLPQSPIEDFPKAPPFDRPYLNVQGGERQASSKMAAQDNGKDRRVLEERNNESQKQKVLEEREKLRRDRDIRMKKKDYLMKELERLRKQQGELLRKKRREKDGHKDPLLSEISRLQEEVMSQIAVLRNEHEVAEKKRCELDKVALILGLQPTDKPRREGRASGDLEHPTHPPPPDKEKKQEHARSREAASLSIRASTKKSPASTQPPEHPADLFEYYDAGNHWCKSCNVTCGSMFDFFTHLHSKSHRKTQDPYNRPWTSSSSNNEINKIYSSGEKMTKPAKGSEFLVPVRGYYCQLCEEFYGDAICAEDHATSHTHNEKYKKRMYEYPLYEQRRNLDRQAGLTLEVGDKKHSELKRKHEEEESKKSKEKEEGKHKRSKKDKGKDNEKFKHMEKEGKAKHSKKEKYKYYKREEEEEEERAKYSKKEEDERSLYSKKEERYKHSKEGEEWPKYSKKDEERYKHSEEEEWLKNRREEEERPRSSRVEERPKFSWRHNEEEEDRSRYGKGKEPNPKYSKKEEARCRSEREDGKPKNEKEERQSRKDQGERQREEEKSGSKKQSEPEKPGEPPKVFCGPNPALRAKLRKKSEETTKVEPKAPSAFGKFSWKKKLENELAKEAERVAAEFLKEDEADAEEDDDPDAFSKSVAAAKSIAIKLSGKTVIPPTNTWVPFNSGKIRPNLPAPSVVLRKSSGLGPWVYAKPAPLNTFPSIKPPGASGETPLPVIQNQPIKDPVLAADIISKAFCGEELESADGTWKPGPHFTPDKKKASTMESVSQAPTSTPSAVMSEFKTPLPPPPVLIMMTMESDVSAPGVPESEQNVPVMVTPPPFMQRPPSEVMKKSEKPKSSLAAAKAQDLFDIFYSSSTTSTTSTAMSTKAVIESKAAPNYLKSSETLEATAPQTEQIQTELPALDNSNTIETDTKESMETERGSDPQPKEDAPENAPIQLDNPSDTLGISTETLDLPTEVLGLELFDLNFD, encoded by the exons ATGTATCGTGGTCGGCCTCTTCCACCTCGAGGAGGGTACCCGCAGCAGTGCGAGGGCCGTGGTCCTACTCCTGTCCGGCCTTATCCTGGGCCACCGTTTAGAGAAGAAAGAGGCAGGCCCAGACCTCCTTTTCAGGGTTACCATGACGGGCCTCCAGACCCGTACAGGCGTTCTCCACCGCTCAGGAGGTATCCTTCTCCCGGTTCAGTAAGTCAATATTGGGGCAGCGGCCCTCCCCCAAGAGAA AGCTCTCATTCTTCTCCCCGTGGTGGCATCCCCACAGACCACAGTCTGGTAATCACTGTGGGCAATGAATTGACTGGACCACCTGGGGCAGGGCTACCCTCAAGAGACTACCCTCCTTACCTGCCAAAGAGGTCCAGTTACGATGGCCCTGACGACCGTGGCCCCAGGAGGCAGAGTCCCAGCAGAGGGAGAAGCCGACATCGTAGTCGCAGCCCGGGAATCAGGGGACGGAGCAAGAGCCGTCCTCGTAGTCGCAGCCCTACAATGGGGGGACAGAGTAAAAGCCGTGCCAGAACTCGCAGCCCTGCAATGGGGGGAAGGAATAAAAGCCGTGCCCGAAGTCGCAGCCCTGCATTGGGGGGACGGAGTAAAAGCCGTGCCCGAAGTCGCAGCCCTGCATTGGGGGGACGGAGTAAAAGCCATGTCCGAAGTCGCAGCCCTGCAATGGGGGGACGGAGCAAAAGCTATGCCCGAAGCCGCAGCCCTGAATTGGGGGGACAGAGTAAAAGCCGGGCCCGAAGCCGCAGCCCTGAAATGGGGGGACGGAGCAAGAGCCGTCCGCCAAGCAGGTCCCGAAGCAGGAGCGGGAGTCGTGGCCAGAGCTATGGACAGACCCGCAGTATAAGCAGAGGAAAGAGTGTTGGTCCACACAAGAGTAGAAGCCGCAGTGTCAGTACCAGCATTagctgtagtagcagtagcagcagtagcaggagCAGCAAGGGAGGCGGTAATAAGATAAAGAAGATGAGCAGGTTCAAGGAGCTGGAGTTGGCCCGTCGCCACAAAGAGATGGAAGACATGAACATGCCCACAAAGTCCATCCTGAAGAGGCGCATGGACTCTGAGACTGACTCCCCCCCATTTGTGCAG AACAGTGATTCTCCAAGAGTTACCCCTGGTGCTGAGGCAGAGCGTCTCCTCTCAGCTATGAAAGGCATGGACCCTAACATGTTGGCCACCATGCTGGGAGAACTGAGAGATGATCCACGCATGGCCCAGGGCAGACTTGATCCCAGTGGGATTGCAGGGATCCTTGGCTTGTTGGGAGGTGCATCTGCACCGCAAGAGGAGAAAAGGAAGAGGGTACCAGACATTGATGATGAGGAGAAGTTCCTTTATGGCGATGAAGATGATCTAGAGAAGGGCAGGTCTCAGACTCCAGCAGGAGTTCCCCGTCAACAACACAGTCTGTCAGAGCTCTATGGTGATATTATGAGTGAGCCGGCAAGCTATGGCGCCTCACAGCACCTAGAGGCCCATCCTGGTATTGTCGATCAGAGAAGCTCTCGTCAGCAACAGGTGGACATGAGGTATCAGCATCAAAGTAGGTCCTCTGCCACCCCTGACCATAATATCAAGGTTGAAGAGCCTAATGACTACCCACTAGGAACAGGACCACTGGAAGGGAAGGAGAAGCAAGACGTGGAGGAGTACGAGAAGATCCAGGACCTCCTCAAAACCATTGGGCTGGATCTGGGGGTGACGGAGATCAGCAAGATGGTTGCCAGGACTCAGGAGCGTCTGCATGGAAAGAGGCCCCCTCCGAAACCCCCTTCCCCTTGTCCTGGGAGGAGGCGGGGTCACCGTGACTCTTCAAGAAGCTCAGGCAGGAGCAGGGGCATGCATAATAGCCACAGTGGGAGCAGCTCCAGCAGTGGTAGCAGTCATAGCGAAAGCAACAGCCCGAGTCGTAGCAGGAGCCTGAGCAGCAGCCTTGATAACAGAAGGAGCCAGAAGAAGTCACCCCCATCTGACAGACGCAGCACCCATGGGAAGACTCGAGGCAGCGGAGAGGTGAAGACTGAAACTACTCCAGTGACACCCACCCACCCTTCTATCTCCATATCTGCCTACGCCCAAGCCCAGACACATGGTCTGGTACCACCCAACTATCCACCTCATGGCTTTGGGCAGTATGGGAACTGGCCGTACATGCCCCAACAGTGGCCGATGTACCCACCTCCATCTATGGGCATGCTTCCTCAATCTCCCATTGAAGATTTTCCGAAAGCCCCGCCGTTTGACAGACCATACTTGAACGTCCAGGGGGGTGAAAGACAAG CATCATCAAAGATGGCCGCTCAGGATAATGGCAAGGACAGGAGGGTTTTAGAAGAGAGAAATAATGAAAGCCAAAAACAAAAG GTTCTTGAAGAACGTGAAAAACTGAGAAGAGACCGAGACATCCGCATGAAGAAGAAAGATTATCTCATGAAGGAACTGGAGAGATTGCGAAAACAGCAAG GGGAACTGCTGCGCAAAAAGCGGCGTGAAAAGGATGGCCATAAGGACCCGTTACTGTCAGAGATCAGTCGGCTGCAGGAAGAGGTCATGTCTCAGATTGCTGTGCTCCGCAACGAGCACGAGGTAGCAGAGAAGAAACGATGCGAGCTTGACAAAGTGGCTCTTATTCTCGGTCTACAACCAACTGACAAGCCCCGGCGAGAGGGTCGGGCTTCTGGAGACCTTGAGCATCCAACACACCCACCACCTCCAGACAAGGAGAAGAAACAGGAGCACGCTCGAAGCCGAGAG GCAGCATCATTGTCCATAAGAGCCTCTACTAAGAAATCCCCAGCCAGTACCCAGCCTCCTGAGCATCCAGCAGACCTGTTTGAATACTATGACGCTGGGAACCACTGGTGCAAAAGCTGCAATGTCACTTGTGGTTCCATGTTCGATTTTTTCACACACTTGCACAGCAAATCGCACCGAAAG ACTCAGGATCCTTACAATCGACCATGGACGTCAAGTTCCTCCAACAATGAGATTAATAAGATTTACTCTTCAGGGGAGAAAATGACTAAACCTGCTAAAG GATCTGAGTTTTTGGTGCCTGTGAGGGGATATTATTGCCAGCTGTGCGAGGAGTTTTACGGGGATGCAATTTGTGCTGAAGATCATGCCACGAGTCATACTCACAATGAGAAATACAAG AAACGAATGTATGAGTATCCACTCTACGAACAGAGAAGGAACCTGGATCGTCAGGCTGGACTCACGTTGGAAGTTGGTGACAAAAAGCACTCTGAGCTCAAACGCAAACACGAAGAGGAAGAATCCAAAAAGAGCaaagagaaggaggaagggaaACATAAACGCAGCAAAAAGGACAAGGGAAAGGACAATGAGAAGTTCAAACAcatggagaaagaggggaaggcgAAGCACAGCAAAAAGGAGAAGTACAAATAttacaagagggaggaggaggaggaggaagagagggccaAGTATAGCAAAAAGGAGGAAGACGAGAGGTCTTTGTACAGCAAGAAAGAGGAGAGATATAAACATAGCAAGGAGGGGGAAGAGTGGCCCAAGTACAGTAAGAAGGATGAAGAGAGATACAAGCATAGCGAAGAGGAGGAGTGGTTAAAAAATcgcagggaggaggaagagaggcctAGGTCtagcagggtagaggagagaccCAAGTTTAGTTGGAGGCataatgaggaggaggaagaccggTCCAGATATGGTAAGGGGAAAGAGCCCAACCCCAAATATAGCAAGAAAGAGGAGGCGAGGTGTAGAtcagagagggaggatgggaaaCCTAAGAATGAAAAGGAGGAAAGACAATCAAGGAAAGACCAGGGTGAGCGTCAAAGGGAAGAGGAGAAGTCAGGATCTAAAAAGCAGTCTGAGCCTGAGAAACCCGGTGAGCCTCCCAAAGTGTTCTGTGGGCCTAATCCAGCATTGAGAGCAAAGCTGCGCAAGAAAAGTGAGGAAACAACCAAAGTAGAGCCAAAGGCTCCGTCTGCTTTTGGCAAGTTCAGTTGGAAGAAAAAACTAGAAAATGAGCTTGCGAAGGAGGCCGAGAGAGTGGCTGCTGAGTTCCTGAAGGAAGATGAGGCAGATGCTGAAGAGGATGACGACCCGGATGCGTTTTCAAAGTCTGTGGCCGCAGCCAAGAGCATTGCTATCAAGCTGTCAGGAAAGACAGTCATCCCCCCAACTAACACATGGGTACCCTTCAACTCTGGGAAAATACGCCCAAACCTTCCTGCTCCCTCCGTGGTCCTGAGAAAGTCCTCCGGACTTGGGCCCTGGGTCTATGCTAAACCGGCCCCTCTCAACACCTTCCCCTCTATCAAACCACCCGGTGCCAGTGGAGAGACGCCTCTGCCTGTCATACAGAACCAGCCTATAAAGGACCCTGTACTGGCAGCAGACATCATTTCCAAGGCGTTCTGTGGTGAGGAACTGGAGTCAGCAGATGGCACCTGGAAGCCAGGTCCCCATTTTACACCAGACAAAAAGAAAGCTTCCACAATGGAGTCTGTTAGTCAAGCCCCCACGTCCACTCCTTCAGCAGTGATGTCGGAGTTCAAGactcccctgcctcccccaccTGTCCTGATAATGATGACCATGGAGTCGGATGTATCTGCACCAGGAGTCCCTGAGAGTGAGCAGAATGTCCCAGTGATGGTCACACCCCCTCCTTTCATGCAGAGACCCCCAAGTGAGGTGATGAAGAAATCAGAAAAACCGAAGTCTAGCCTAGCTGCCGCAAAAGCACAAGATTTATTTGACATATTTTATAGCAGCAGTACCACATCCACCACCAGCACTGCCATGTCCACTAAAGCAGTCATAGAGTCCAAAGCTGCTCCGAATTACTTAAAGAGCAGCGAAACCTTGGAGGCTACGGCCCCACAAACAGAGCAAATCCAAACGGAGCTCCCAGCTCTTGACAACAGTAACACCATTGAAACGGACACAAAGGAGTCAATGGAGACTGAGCGTGGGTCTGACCCACAGCCCAAGGAAGATGCGCCTGAGAATGCCCCCATACAATTGGATAACCCATCAGATACTCTGGGTATCTCAACGGAGACCCTGGATCTCCCAACAGAAGTGCTGGGCTTAGAGCTGTTTGATTTAAATTTTGATTAA
- the LOC110502365 gene encoding zinc finger protein 318 isoform X3 → MYRGRPLPPRGGYPQQCEGRGPTPVRPYPGPPFREERGRPRPPFQGYHDGPPDPYRRSPPLRRYPSPGSSSHSSPRGGIPTDHSLVITVGNELTGPPGAGLPSRDYPPYLPKRSSYDGPDDRGPRRQSPSRGRSRHRSRSPGIRGRSKSRPRSRSPTMGGQSKSRARTRSPAMGGRNKSRARSRSPALGGRSKSRARSRSPALGGRSKSHVRSRSPAMGGRSKSYARSRSPELGGQSKSRARSRSPEMGGRSKSRPPSRSRSRSGSRGQSYGQTRSISRGKSVGPHKSRSRSVSTSISCSSSSSSSRSSKGGGNKIKKMSRFKELELARRHKEMEDMNMPTKSILKRRMDSETDSPPFVQNSDSPRVTPGAEAERLLSAMKGMDPNMLATMLGELRDDPRMAQGRLDPSGIAGILGLLGGASAPQEEKRKRVPDIDDEEKFLYGDEDDLEKGRSQTPAGVPRQQHSLSELYGDIMSEPASYGASQHLEAHPGIVDQRSSRQQQVDMRYQHQSRSSATPDHNIKVEEPNDYPLGTGPLEGKEKQDVEEYEKIQDLLKTIGLDLGVTEISKMVARTQERLHGKRPPPKPPSPCPGRRRGHRDSSRSSGRSRGMHNSHSGSSSSSGSSHSESNSPSRSRSLSSSLDNRRSQKKSPPSDRRSTHGKTRGSGEVKTETTPVTPTHPSISISAYAQAQTHGLVPPNYPPHGFGQYGNWPYMPQQWPMYPPPSMGMLPQSPIEDFPKAPPFDRPYLNVQGGERQASSKMAAQDNGKDRRVLEERNNESQKQKVLEEREKLRRDRDIRMKKKDYLMKELERLRKQQGELLRKKRREKDGHKDPLLSEISRLQEEVMSQIAVLRNEHEVAEKKRCELDKVALILGLQPTDKPRREGRASGDLEHPTHPPPPDKEKKQEHARSREVSPGVQASVKAASLSIRASTKKSPASTQPPEHPADLFEYYDAGNHWCKSCNVTCGSMFDFFTHLHSKSHRKTQDPYNRPWTSSSSNNEINKIYSSGEKMTKPAKGSEFLVPVRGYYCQLCEEFYGDAICAEDHATSHTHNEKYKKRMYEYPLYEQRRNLDRQAGLTLEVGDKKHSELKRKHEEEESKKSKEKEEGKHKRSKKDKGKDNEKFKHMEKEGKAKHSKKEKYKYYKREEEEEEERAKYSKKEEDERSLYSKKEERYKHSKEGEEWPKYSKKDEERYKHSEEEEWLKNRREEEERPRSSRVEERPKFSWRHNEEEEDRSRYGKGKEPNPKYSKKEEARCRSEREDGKPKNEKEERQSRKDQGERQREEEKSGSKKQSEPEKPGEPPKVFCGPNPALRAKLRKKSEETTKVEPKAPSAFGKFSWKKKLENELAKEAERVAAEFLKEDEADAEEDDDPDAFSKSVAAAKSIAIKLSGKTVIPPTNTWVPFNSGKIRPNLPAPSVVLRKSSGLGPWVYAKPAPLNTFPSIKPPGASGETPLPVIQNQPIKDPVLAADIISKAFCGEELESADGTWKPGPHFTPDKKKASTMESVSQAPTSTPSAVMSEFKTPLPPPPVLIMMTMESDVSAPGVPESEQNVPVMVTPPPFMQRPPSEVMKKSEKPKSSLAAAKAQDLFDIFYSSSTTSTTSTAMSTKAVIESKAAPNYLKSSETLEATAPQTEQIQTELPALDNSNTIETDTKESMETERGSDPQPKEDAPENAPIQLDNPSDTLGISTETLDLPTEVLGLELFDLNFD, encoded by the exons ATGTATCGTGGTCGGCCTCTTCCACCTCGAGGAGGGTACCCGCAGCAGTGCGAGGGCCGTGGTCCTACTCCTGTCCGGCCTTATCCTGGGCCACCGTTTAGAGAAGAAAGAGGCAGGCCCAGACCTCCTTTTCAGGGTTACCATGACGGGCCTCCAGACCCGTACAGGCGTTCTCCACCGCTCAGGAGGTATCCTTCTCCCGGTTCA AGCTCTCATTCTTCTCCCCGTGGTGGCATCCCCACAGACCACAGTCTGGTAATCACTGTGGGCAATGAATTGACTGGACCACCTGGGGCAGGGCTACCCTCAAGAGACTACCCTCCTTACCTGCCAAAGAGGTCCAGTTACGATGGCCCTGACGACCGTGGCCCCAGGAGGCAGAGTCCCAGCAGAGGGAGAAGCCGACATCGTAGTCGCAGCCCGGGAATCAGGGGACGGAGCAAGAGCCGTCCTCGTAGTCGCAGCCCTACAATGGGGGGACAGAGTAAAAGCCGTGCCAGAACTCGCAGCCCTGCAATGGGGGGAAGGAATAAAAGCCGTGCCCGAAGTCGCAGCCCTGCATTGGGGGGACGGAGTAAAAGCCGTGCCCGAAGTCGCAGCCCTGCATTGGGGGGACGGAGTAAAAGCCATGTCCGAAGTCGCAGCCCTGCAATGGGGGGACGGAGCAAAAGCTATGCCCGAAGCCGCAGCCCTGAATTGGGGGGACAGAGTAAAAGCCGGGCCCGAAGCCGCAGCCCTGAAATGGGGGGACGGAGCAAGAGCCGTCCGCCAAGCAGGTCCCGAAGCAGGAGCGGGAGTCGTGGCCAGAGCTATGGACAGACCCGCAGTATAAGCAGAGGAAAGAGTGTTGGTCCACACAAGAGTAGAAGCCGCAGTGTCAGTACCAGCATTagctgtagtagcagtagcagcagtagcaggagCAGCAAGGGAGGCGGTAATAAGATAAAGAAGATGAGCAGGTTCAAGGAGCTGGAGTTGGCCCGTCGCCACAAAGAGATGGAAGACATGAACATGCCCACAAAGTCCATCCTGAAGAGGCGCATGGACTCTGAGACTGACTCCCCCCCATTTGTGCAG AACAGTGATTCTCCAAGAGTTACCCCTGGTGCTGAGGCAGAGCGTCTCCTCTCAGCTATGAAAGGCATGGACCCTAACATGTTGGCCACCATGCTGGGAGAACTGAGAGATGATCCACGCATGGCCCAGGGCAGACTTGATCCCAGTGGGATTGCAGGGATCCTTGGCTTGTTGGGAGGTGCATCTGCACCGCAAGAGGAGAAAAGGAAGAGGGTACCAGACATTGATGATGAGGAGAAGTTCCTTTATGGCGATGAAGATGATCTAGAGAAGGGCAGGTCTCAGACTCCAGCAGGAGTTCCCCGTCAACAACACAGTCTGTCAGAGCTCTATGGTGATATTATGAGTGAGCCGGCAAGCTATGGCGCCTCACAGCACCTAGAGGCCCATCCTGGTATTGTCGATCAGAGAAGCTCTCGTCAGCAACAGGTGGACATGAGGTATCAGCATCAAAGTAGGTCCTCTGCCACCCCTGACCATAATATCAAGGTTGAAGAGCCTAATGACTACCCACTAGGAACAGGACCACTGGAAGGGAAGGAGAAGCAAGACGTGGAGGAGTACGAGAAGATCCAGGACCTCCTCAAAACCATTGGGCTGGATCTGGGGGTGACGGAGATCAGCAAGATGGTTGCCAGGACTCAGGAGCGTCTGCATGGAAAGAGGCCCCCTCCGAAACCCCCTTCCCCTTGTCCTGGGAGGAGGCGGGGTCACCGTGACTCTTCAAGAAGCTCAGGCAGGAGCAGGGGCATGCATAATAGCCACAGTGGGAGCAGCTCCAGCAGTGGTAGCAGTCATAGCGAAAGCAACAGCCCGAGTCGTAGCAGGAGCCTGAGCAGCAGCCTTGATAACAGAAGGAGCCAGAAGAAGTCACCCCCATCTGACAGACGCAGCACCCATGGGAAGACTCGAGGCAGCGGAGAGGTGAAGACTGAAACTACTCCAGTGACACCCACCCACCCTTCTATCTCCATATCTGCCTACGCCCAAGCCCAGACACATGGTCTGGTACCACCCAACTATCCACCTCATGGCTTTGGGCAGTATGGGAACTGGCCGTACATGCCCCAACAGTGGCCGATGTACCCACCTCCATCTATGGGCATGCTTCCTCAATCTCCCATTGAAGATTTTCCGAAAGCCCCGCCGTTTGACAGACCATACTTGAACGTCCAGGGGGGTGAAAGACAAG CATCATCAAAGATGGCCGCTCAGGATAATGGCAAGGACAGGAGGGTTTTAGAAGAGAGAAATAATGAAAGCCAAAAACAAAAG GTTCTTGAAGAACGTGAAAAACTGAGAAGAGACCGAGACATCCGCATGAAGAAGAAAGATTATCTCATGAAGGAACTGGAGAGATTGCGAAAACAGCAAG GGGAACTGCTGCGCAAAAAGCGGCGTGAAAAGGATGGCCATAAGGACCCGTTACTGTCAGAGATCAGTCGGCTGCAGGAAGAGGTCATGTCTCAGATTGCTGTGCTCCGCAACGAGCACGAGGTAGCAGAGAAGAAACGATGCGAGCTTGACAAAGTGGCTCTTATTCTCGGTCTACAACCAACTGACAAGCCCCGGCGAGAGGGTCGGGCTTCTGGAGACCTTGAGCATCCAACACACCCACCACCTCCAGACAAGGAGAAGAAACAGGAGCACGCTCGAAGCCGAGAGGTATCACCTGGGGTCCAGGCCTCTGTCAAG GCAGCATCATTGTCCATAAGAGCCTCTACTAAGAAATCCCCAGCCAGTACCCAGCCTCCTGAGCATCCAGCAGACCTGTTTGAATACTATGACGCTGGGAACCACTGGTGCAAAAGCTGCAATGTCACTTGTGGTTCCATGTTCGATTTTTTCACACACTTGCACAGCAAATCGCACCGAAAG ACTCAGGATCCTTACAATCGACCATGGACGTCAAGTTCCTCCAACAATGAGATTAATAAGATTTACTCTTCAGGGGAGAAAATGACTAAACCTGCTAAAG GATCTGAGTTTTTGGTGCCTGTGAGGGGATATTATTGCCAGCTGTGCGAGGAGTTTTACGGGGATGCAATTTGTGCTGAAGATCATGCCACGAGTCATACTCACAATGAGAAATACAAG AAACGAATGTATGAGTATCCACTCTACGAACAGAGAAGGAACCTGGATCGTCAGGCTGGACTCACGTTGGAAGTTGGTGACAAAAAGCACTCTGAGCTCAAACGCAAACACGAAGAGGAAGAATCCAAAAAGAGCaaagagaaggaggaagggaaACATAAACGCAGCAAAAAGGACAAGGGAAAGGACAATGAGAAGTTCAAACAcatggagaaagaggggaaggcgAAGCACAGCAAAAAGGAGAAGTACAAATAttacaagagggaggaggaggaggaggaagagagggccaAGTATAGCAAAAAGGAGGAAGACGAGAGGTCTTTGTACAGCAAGAAAGAGGAGAGATATAAACATAGCAAGGAGGGGGAAGAGTGGCCCAAGTACAGTAAGAAGGATGAAGAGAGATACAAGCATAGCGAAGAGGAGGAGTGGTTAAAAAATcgcagggaggaggaagagaggcctAGGTCtagcagggtagaggagagaccCAAGTTTAGTTGGAGGCataatgaggaggaggaagaccggTCCAGATATGGTAAGGGGAAAGAGCCCAACCCCAAATATAGCAAGAAAGAGGAGGCGAGGTGTAGAtcagagagggaggatgggaaaCCTAAGAATGAAAAGGAGGAAAGACAATCAAGGAAAGACCAGGGTGAGCGTCAAAGGGAAGAGGAGAAGTCAGGATCTAAAAAGCAGTCTGAGCCTGAGAAACCCGGTGAGCCTCCCAAAGTGTTCTGTGGGCCTAATCCAGCATTGAGAGCAAAGCTGCGCAAGAAAAGTGAGGAAACAACCAAAGTAGAGCCAAAGGCTCCGTCTGCTTTTGGCAAGTTCAGTTGGAAGAAAAAACTAGAAAATGAGCTTGCGAAGGAGGCCGAGAGAGTGGCTGCTGAGTTCCTGAAGGAAGATGAGGCAGATGCTGAAGAGGATGACGACCCGGATGCGTTTTCAAAGTCTGTGGCCGCAGCCAAGAGCATTGCTATCAAGCTGTCAGGAAAGACAGTCATCCCCCCAACTAACACATGGGTACCCTTCAACTCTGGGAAAATACGCCCAAACCTTCCTGCTCCCTCCGTGGTCCTGAGAAAGTCCTCCGGACTTGGGCCCTGGGTCTATGCTAAACCGGCCCCTCTCAACACCTTCCCCTCTATCAAACCACCCGGTGCCAGTGGAGAGACGCCTCTGCCTGTCATACAGAACCAGCCTATAAAGGACCCTGTACTGGCAGCAGACATCATTTCCAAGGCGTTCTGTGGTGAGGAACTGGAGTCAGCAGATGGCACCTGGAAGCCAGGTCCCCATTTTACACCAGACAAAAAGAAAGCTTCCACAATGGAGTCTGTTAGTCAAGCCCCCACGTCCACTCCTTCAGCAGTGATGTCGGAGTTCAAGactcccctgcctcccccaccTGTCCTGATAATGATGACCATGGAGTCGGATGTATCTGCACCAGGAGTCCCTGAGAGTGAGCAGAATGTCCCAGTGATGGTCACACCCCCTCCTTTCATGCAGAGACCCCCAAGTGAGGTGATGAAGAAATCAGAAAAACCGAAGTCTAGCCTAGCTGCCGCAAAAGCACAAGATTTATTTGACATATTTTATAGCAGCAGTACCACATCCACCACCAGCACTGCCATGTCCACTAAAGCAGTCATAGAGTCCAAAGCTGCTCCGAATTACTTAAAGAGCAGCGAAACCTTGGAGGCTACGGCCCCACAAACAGAGCAAATCCAAACGGAGCTCCCAGCTCTTGACAACAGTAACACCATTGAAACGGACACAAAGGAGTCAATGGAGACTGAGCGTGGGTCTGACCCACAGCCCAAGGAAGATGCGCCTGAGAATGCCCCCATACAATTGGATAACCCATCAGATACTCTGGGTATCTCAACGGAGACCCTGGATCTCCCAACAGAAGTGCTGGGCTTAGAGCTGTTTGATTTAAATTTTGATTAA